Proteins from a single region of Apium graveolens cultivar Ventura chromosome 7, ASM990537v1, whole genome shotgun sequence:
- the LOC141673766 gene encoding secreted RxLR effector protein 161-like: MVVRSLEVEKDSFRPRNEDEDPLGPEVPYLSAIGALMYLANNTRPDIAFVVNLLTRFTSDPTKRHWDEIKHILRYLRGTIDLGLFFPNNSKSQLVGYADAEYLSDPHIGRSQISYLFTYCGTAISWKSTKQTMAATLSNHTELLAIHEASRECVWLRSIIQHIRHSCGLSNITEGPTILFEDIIQLALNS; encoded by the coding sequence ATGGTGGTTCGGTCACTTGAagttgaaaaggattcatttcGTCCCAGAAATGAAGATGAAGATCCACTTGGACCAGAAGTTCCATATCTCAGTGCAATTGGGGCTCTTATGTACCTCGCAAACAACACACGGCCTGATATTGCTTTTGTTGTGAATCTATTAACAAGATTCACTTCAGATCCAACTAAAAGACATTGGGATGAAATCAAGCATATATTGAGATATCTTCGCGGGACAATTGATCTTGGATTATTCTTTCCAAATAATTCGAAATCACAACTGGTTGGATATGCAGATGCTGAATACTTGTCAGATCCTCATATTGGACGATCACAGATAAGTTACTTATTCACATATTGCGGTACTGCTATCTCTTGGAAATCTACAAAACAGACCATGGCTGCAACTTTATCAAATCACACAGAATTACTAGCAATCCATGAAGCAAGTAGGGAATGTGTCTGGCTACGATCCATAATCCAACATATTCGGCATTCATGTGGATTATCAAATATCACAGAAGGCCCTACTATTTTGTTTGAAGATATAATTCAGCTTGCATTAAACAGTTAA